The window TTTAGGCTACTGATGCCAACCTGAAATTAAGATGGTCAGGTACCTTCGCATATAAATTCAGGGAATAGCAGTGTATAATTGCAACTGTAAGCGGTATTGCCGAGATTTATCCAAATAAAGCTCAGTTGTTTTATAATCAAATACATCCATGCCCGACGGAGCCCTTAAAATTTATTACTTAAGCGAAGTAGCCGTTACCGTTGAGTTTGGGCAACAAATTGCTGAAAATTTATTAAACATGGTTAATGGTTTAAATAAATTGCTATATCAAAAGCCATTTCCGGGGTTTAATACAACGGTGCCGGCTTACGCTACCCTAACTGTTTTTTACGACCCTGTTTTGGTAATCAAAACTGATTTACCTGGGACCAGCTGCTTTGAAAAGGTATCGGCATACCTCAATGATTTGAGCCTTCAAATGACACCCACCAAGCCAGCCGAGGGGGATATAGTGACTATCGAAGTATGTTATGGCGGCACTTTTGGTCCTGATTTGGCAGAGGTAGCCCGTTTTAACGGGTTAAATATCAATGATGTAATAAAATTACATAGTGCTGCTACCTATAAAGTTTATATGATAGGCTTTGTGCCAGGCTTTGCCTATTTGGGCGGAATGGATGAACGGTTAGCCACACCGCGCCGGGCAACACCCAGGCCATTGGTCCCCGCCGGGGCAGTGGGGATAGCCGGGCAGCAAACAGGGGTGTACCCCCTGGAAACCCCCGGCGGCTGGCAAATTATCGGTCAAACACCTTTGAATTTGTTTGACCTGGGCCGTCAGCAGCCATCACTATTGAAGGCTGGGGATACGGTGATCTTTAAGCCTGTTGATGAAAGAGAATTTAACAGATTAGCAGCCAGGTGATTAGTATGCAGATCAAAATATTAAAACCCGGTTTAATGAGCACCATACAGGATATGGGGCGTTATCAATATCTCTCGCAGGCGGTGCCGGTATCGGGCGCCATGGATACCTTATCGGCACGTATTGCTAATAAGGCTGTGGGAAACGGCGATAATGCCGCAGTAATTGAATTTACCTATGCTGATGCAGAATTTATTGCCGAAACCGGCTTGTTGATTGCTTATGTTGGAGATGGGGCGATATTTCAATCGGGCGAACAAGTATTACCGCCAGAGCGCCCCCTTTTTATCCCATCGGGAACAAATATAAAACTAACAAACAACCCATCGGGCAGTCGCACCTACCTGGCCATTGCCGGAGGCTGGGACCTGCCGGGAATTTTGGGAAGCAAAAGCACCTGCCTGACCGCCGGTTTTGGCGGACTGGAAGGACGGACCTTGAAACGTGGTGATACGCTCAAAAATGATGACAAATTAACCACTAATGCACAACAAATAGTGCAAAATTTCAAACAAAAGCTACAAAAAAATGATACAAATGATACACTTTTTTATCCTGCCTGGAACATCCCCCGGCAACTGCTTTTACCGGCGGGTCGCAAAACGATAAGGGTGGTACCGGGCAACGAATTTGGCTGGTTTAACGGCCGGAGCATTGCCGTTTTTTTGTCGGCACCATACATCATCGGCAGGCAAAGTAACCGCATGGGGTACCATTTGGAAGGGGCGGTTTTAGAGCGTGCCAAAAAGGACGAATTATTAAGTACAGCCGTAACGCCGGGCACCATACAAGTTACGGGCAGCGGCGGCATGGTGCTTTTAATGGCCGATTGCCAGACCACCGGGGGCTATCCCCGAATAGCCCAGGTTGCGGCAGTGGATATGCCCTTATGCGCCCAGCTTAAACCAGGCGACTCCATTTTTTTTAAAGAGATAAGCCGGCGTGAAGCAGAAATGCTGTATATTGAACGTGAACAACAATTGCATCAGCTAACCATTGCTGTGCAATGCAAATTTTATAAACAATACCATGCAAAGCATAGACCTTAACTGCGATATGGGCGAGGCATTTGGCAACTACCCCATGCCCAATGACGAAATACTGATGGACTACATTACATCGGCCAACATAGCCTGCGGCTTTCACGCCGGGGATCCTGAAGTAATGCAGCATACCGTTGGCATGGCGGTAAAAAAAGGCGTGGCCATTGGCGCGCACCCCGGCCTGCCCGATTTGCAGGGCTTTGGCAGGCGCGAAATGAAAATATCGGCAAACGAGGCTTACCAGATGACCTTGTACCAGGTAGGCGCCCTATCGGGCTTTGTTAAAGCGGCCTATAGCAAACTTCACCATGTAAAGGCACACGGGGCATTATACAATATGGCTGCTAAAGATGTTAATTTGGCCAAAGCCATTGCCGAAGCCGTGCACGATTTTGATTCGTCATTAATATTATACGGGCTGGCCAATAGCGAAATGATTACCTGGGCCAAAAAGCTGGGTTTAGCTACCGCATCCGAAGTATTTGCCGACCGGACCTACCAGGACGATGGTTCGCTTACCCCGCGTACCCAGAGCAACGCACTGATTACCGACGAGCAGCAATCTATCAGCCAGGTGCTGATGATGGTAAAGCAACAGCAAGTGATATCGGCCAATAATAAAACCATCGGCCTTAAAGCCGAAACGCTATGCCTGCACGGTGATGGCGCGCATGCCGTTGAATTTGCCAAAAAGATAAACGAGAAACTGAAAGCCGAAGGCATAAGCATTATAGCACCGTCGCGTTAAATGAAAAAACAGCGCAACTGGAGTGTTTTAATGGGTGCCGCCTTCCTGATGGCGTCATCGGCTATCGGGCCGGGGTTTTTAACGCAAACGGCTGTATTTACGGCGCAGCTGGGTGCCAGCTTTGGTTTTGTGATATTGCTGTCTGTGGTTTTGGATGCTATTGCCCAGCTAAACATCTGGCGTATTATTACCGTGGCCGGTAAGCCAGCTCAGGATATTGCCAACCAGGTTTTTCCGGGCCTGGGTTATTTTATTTCGTTGCTGGTGTTTTTGGGTGGTATGGCGTTCAATATAGGCAATATTGCGGGGGCTGGGTTGGGCCTCAA is drawn from Mucilaginibacter ginsenosidivorax and contains these coding sequences:
- a CDS encoding LamB/YcsF family protein; translated protein: MQSIDLNCDMGEAFGNYPMPNDEILMDYITSANIACGFHAGDPEVMQHTVGMAVKKGVAIGAHPGLPDLQGFGRREMKISANEAYQMTLYQVGALSGFVKAAYSKLHHVKAHGALYNMAAKDVNLAKAIAEAVHDFDSSLILYGLANSEMITWAKKLGLATASEVFADRTYQDDGSLTPRTQSNALITDEQQSISQVLMMVKQQQVISANNKTIGLKAETLCLHGDGAHAVEFAKKINEKLKAEGISIIAPSR
- the pxpB gene encoding 5-oxoprolinase subunit PxpB, producing MPDGALKIYYLSEVAVTVEFGQQIAENLLNMVNGLNKLLYQKPFPGFNTTVPAYATLTVFYDPVLVIKTDLPGTSCFEKVSAYLNDLSLQMTPTKPAEGDIVTIEVCYGGTFGPDLAEVARFNGLNINDVIKLHSAATYKVYMIGFVPGFAYLGGMDERLATPRRATPRPLVPAGAVGIAGQQTGVYPLETPGGWQIIGQTPLNLFDLGRQQPSLLKAGDTVIFKPVDEREFNRLAAR
- a CDS encoding 5-oxoprolinase subunit C family protein yields the protein MSTIQDMGRYQYLSQAVPVSGAMDTLSARIANKAVGNGDNAAVIEFTYADAEFIAETGLLIAYVGDGAIFQSGEQVLPPERPLFIPSGTNIKLTNNPSGSRTYLAIAGGWDLPGILGSKSTCLTAGFGGLEGRTLKRGDTLKNDDKLTTNAQQIVQNFKQKLQKNDTNDTLFYPAWNIPRQLLLPAGRKTIRVVPGNEFGWFNGRSIAVFLSAPYIIGRQSNRMGYHLEGAVLERAKKDELLSTAVTPGTIQVTGSGGMVLLMADCQTTGGYPRIAQVAAVDMPLCAQLKPGDSIFFKEISRREAEMLYIEREQQLHQLTIAVQCKFYKQYHAKHRP